The Myxococcota bacterium region AACGTTGGATCTTGCGACTCCCGTGAGGGGCTGACAGCCGAGGCGTCAGGGGCCGGCGAGGTTCCCTTCGCAGGTGACTTCGAAGGCCCCCGCTGCTCCCAACACCTTCAGAACCGGTGAGTCGCAGGAAGCGGGAAGTGAGTCCCGCATGCCCCTCGCCTTGACCGAGAACTTCTGGCCCTCCTTGAGCTCGGACGGGCCACAAGGCAGTCCGCCGTACTGGTCCCGATTGCACTCGACCCAGCAAAACAGAGTGGTCGGGAAGCGAGCCTTCTTGTGGTACGGCGTGATCATCTGGAGCTTGCCGGTGAAGTTGCCCTTCGTATCGAGCTGCAACGAGCCGAAGGTGTCTTGCCCGAAGCCGAGGCCAGAGTCGAAGATGTGGCACAGTGCCGATTCCTTGAGGAACGGTCCCGCGGCCTGGGCGGTCACTCCCAAGAGGCCAACGGCCAGAGCTACGAGAAGCGCGAGCATTCGCTGCATGTCTACCCGAGTCTACACTGTCTCGATGCAGGCTTGGAAGCGTCAGATCCAGCGCCGCACGCGCGCCCGGTAGCGGTGATACTCGTCGCCGAACTTCCCGGCGAGATACCGCTCCTCGGGACCGATGCACCATTCGCCGACCACCCACACGAGCCCCGGTCCCAGGAGCAGCGGCCAGACCAGGCCGGCCAGCAAGGAGACCCCGGCGTAGAGCAGGAGGAGCCCGAGATACATCGGGTTGCGCGTGAAGCGGTAGGGACCGCCGACGACGAGCGCGGTGGTCGGGCGCACCGGCACGATGCTCGTGCCCGCCGACCAGAAGTGCCGGAAGCTCGCGACCGTGAGGGCGACGAAGGCGAGCACGAACACTGCGCCGAGCGGGCGCGCGACGACAGCGGGCGGCTGCGGCAGCGGCGCGAAGCGGTCGAGGACGAGGCCGCCCGCGAAGAAGAGCACGTAGATGAACGGCGGCGGGAAGACGACGCCGGAGTGGTCGCTGGGGGCGCTTGCCGGCTCGCTCATGCCCGCGATTGTACGCCACGGCGCCGCCCGCGGCGCGCTCGGACGACCCCGAGTGACTCTAGCTCCGAAGCGCTCGCCCGCGGACCCACCACTTGCGGAGCTCCTCGAGCACGAGCAACGCCGCCGCGAACGGCAGCACGAAGAGCCACACCTCTGTGCCGATCGGCGCCGTTCCGAACACCGCGTTCCCGAGCGGCGTATAGTCGATCGCCGCGATCAGGCCGACCTCGAGCAGCACGCCCCAGAGAATCAGTGGGTTGCCGAGGAGGCCCGTCGAAGCGAGCGAGCGATCGGGGCTGCGGCACAGGAAGACATTCACGATCTGCAGCGCGATGATCGCGCTGAGACAGGCGGTGGTGGCGCGCAGATAGAGCGGGTCCTCCGCGCCGAGCATGGCGCCGTAGCTCCAACCCGCACCGCGCAGTACGAACAGGAAGGCGGCCAGCGAGGCCACCGCCTCGATCAGTCCCAGGAACAGATACGCGCGCAGCGCGAGGCTCCAGTCGAAGAGTCGCTGGTGCTGGGAGCGCGGGGGCACGCGCATGAGCGCCGGGTCGGGCTTCTCGACGCCGAGCCCGAGCGCGGTCAGTGAGTCGGTGCCCATGTCGATGGCCAGGATCTGGATCGGCGTGAGCGGGAGCGGGATGGCGAACAGCGAGAACGCGAGATACGGCACCAGCTCGGGTACGTTGTGCGCCAGGATGTAAGTCAGGAACTTGCGGATGTTCGCGAAGACGGCCCTCCCCTCTTCGATCGCGTTCACGATGCTCGCGAAGTTGTCGTCGAGGAGCACCATGTCGGACGCTTCCT contains the following coding sequences:
- a CDS encoding isoprenylcysteine carboxylmethyltransferase family protein; amino-acid sequence: MSEPASAPSDHSGVVFPPPFIYVLFFAGGLVLDRFAPLPQPPAVVARPLGAVFVLAFVALTVASFRHFWSAGTSIVPVRPTTALVVGGPYRFTRNPMYLGLLLLYAGVSLLAGLVWPLLLGPGLVWVVGEWCIGPEERYLAGKFGDEYHRYRARVRRWI